In the bacterium (Candidatus Blackallbacteria) CG13_big_fil_rev_8_21_14_2_50_49_14 genome, GGGGCAACCCTCTGTATCACTGGGAAGCCATGGCCAAAGACAACTATGCCTGGTGGGCAGAACGCTTCCGTGTCATGCTCAATCTGGTGGATATTGTCAGACTCGATCATTTCCGGGGCTTCGAAGCCTATTGGGAAATTCCCGCCGGCGAAGAAACCGCAATCAATGGGAAATGGGTCAAAGGGCCGAATAAAGCCTTCTTCAAAGCCATGCAGAAAGCCCTGGGCAACCTGCCCTTTATTGCCGAAGACCTGGGCGTGATTACGCCTCCTGTCGAAGATCTACGTGACAGCTTTGGCTTTCCTGGCATGAAAGTATTGCAGTTTGCCTTCGACGATACCCCTGAAAACGCATTTTTGCCCCATAACCATATCGCCAATAGCGTGGTCTATACGGGCACCCATGATAACCAAACCACCCTGAGTTGGTTTGAAGATCGGCCCGAAAAGGTCAAACAGTTTATCTTGGGCTACCAGGGCAGCAACGATGCCAATTTTATCCATTGGCAGCTGATTCGTCTGGCCCTATCTTCTGTCGCCAATACAGTCTTGATTCCGCTTCAGGATATTCTCGGCCTGCCCGACGAAAGCGCGCGGATGAATACGCCCGGCAAAGCAGAAGGCAATTGGAGCTGGCGTCTCAAGGAAGAAGATCTGACGTCTGAAGTCGCCCATACCCTCAAACATTGGACCCAACTCTATAACCGCTGATCTCAAGCTCAAAACAAACTGGGAAAGCCTGGTCAGCTCTTTTTGCCAGGATCCCAGTTTGCGTGAGCGCAGCTTCAATGAGCTTGTGCATCGCTATACAGAGCCCCACCGGGCCTATCATACGCTTGAACATGTCTCCGCCCTGCTCGATTTGTGGATGCGCTATGGCGCTCTGGTTTCAGATCTACAAAGTGTCGGCTTGGCGATTTGGTTCCACGACGCGATTTACAACCCCCGCCGCCCTGGCAACGAGCTAAAAAGCGCCAAACTCTCCTCCCGCCATCTGCAGCGCATGGGTGCACCTCATAAACTTCAGAAACGGGTCTTTGAACTGGTTTTAGCCACCGCTGGCCACCAGGCAGCAGCCAACGATGGCGATGCCCTCTTTTTTCTGGATTGTGACCTGTCGATCCTGGGGGCACCTCCAGCAAGCTATCAGGCCTATACGCAGAAAATCCGGCAGGAATACTATTTTGTGCCTTTTTTTCTGTATAAAAAAGCACGTAACCGCCTGCTACAGACATGGCAAAACAAACAGCTCTTTCAGACCCCAGAACTCAGGTCTGTCTGGGAGAGCCAGGCCCATGTCAATCTTGCAGAAGAACTGCGCCAATTCTCCTGAGCCCCCGAGCGCTGTCTGCTTCTGTTTTGCCTCTCCAGACTGGTACAATGCATGTGTTTAAACCTAAGAAAAGCAATTCTGAAATCATGACCCAATTATTAACACCCATTATTGCCCTAGATGGTCATGCCGGAGCAGGAAAAAGTACAGTTGCGGGCGAAGTCGCCCAACGCCTCGGCTTTTGGCATGTCAATACGGGCCTGTTTTACCGCGCCCTGACCTGGAAAGTTCTGCAAACCGGTCTGGCCCCTGAAAATCAGCCGCAGATCGAAGCCCTTTCCCGCCAGGTTCAAATCCAGGTCAAAGAAGATGCCAGCGGCCAACAACATGTCTGGCTCGATGGCAAAGAAATCAGCCACGAAATACGCACCCCTGAAATCAACCGCAATATTTCACTGATCTCAGCCTATGCGGGCGTACGAGAAGCAATTACCCACCAATTGCGCCATATTGAACACCCCCAAGGCATTATCATGGATGGACGGGATATCGGCACAGTTGTTTTTCCCCATGCCACCCTGAAAGTTTTTCTGACGGCTTCGGTTGAAGAGCGGGCCCGCCGTCAATACCAGGATGCCCAGGCCCAGGGCCAGGAAATCAGCCTTGAAGAATTAAAACAGGCCATCGCCCGTCGCGATCGCATGGATTCGGAAAGATCGGTAGCCCCTCTGCGTCAGGCAGAAGATGCCGTTCGTGTAGATTCCACAGGACTTTCGCCTGAAATGGTGATCCGTCAAATCTTAGACTTGTGGGCCCAACACGCGATCAGCGTCAAAGCACCTTAAAACAAAGGGCAAAAGCCGAAGCTTACACGTCAAAATAAAACCGCCTTTGAGCAGTTTTAACTGTTCAAAGGCGGTTGAAAAATAGAAAGCGTTTAAAGCACGAAGCCCGCCCCGACCTGAAAGCCAAAGATATTGGATAAGGTGCGGTCGGTAATGCTGCCACTG is a window encoding:
- a CDS encoding metal-dependent phosphohydrolase codes for the protein MRERSFNELVHRYTEPHRAYHTLEHVSALLDLWMRYGALVSDLQSVGLAIWFHDAIYNPRRPGNELKSAKLSSRHLQRMGAPHKLQKRVFELVLATAGHQAAANDGDALFFLDCDLSILGAPPASYQAYTQKIRQEYYFVPFFLYKKARNRLLQTWQNKQLFQTPELRSVWESQAHVNLAEELRQFS
- a CDS encoding cytidylate kinase, with translation MAKQTALSDPRTQVCLGEPGPCQSCRRTAPILLSPRALSASVLPLQTGTMHVFKPKKSNSEIMTQLLTPIIALDGHAGAGKSTVAGEVAQRLGFWHVNTGLFYRALTWKVLQTGLAPENQPQIEALSRQVQIQVKEDASGQQHVWLDGKEISHEIRTPEINRNISLISAYAGVREAITHQLRHIEHPQGIIMDGRDIGTVVFPHATLKVFLTASVEERARRQYQDAQAQGQEISLEELKQAIARRDRMDSERSVAPLRQAEDAVRVDSTGLSPEMVIRQILDLWAQHAISVKAP